Part of the Falco naumanni isolate bFalNau1 chromosome 3, bFalNau1.pat, whole genome shotgun sequence genome is shown below.
GCACATTTTTACCAGCAGGGCTGgtaaaaaaattcagaacagcTGCACTTTTCTAATTCCCCAAATCTGAATACTGCCCGTGGTATTTTAACATGAACAGTTCCTTTAATGTTCTCATCTGCAGTTCTGGCCCTGTGCCACACAAAGGCTGAGTAATTCACTGACTTGGCATATGGACAGCGGATGTTAGCACCCTGCTGTCCTTTCCAGTAATCAATTTTAACAGATGCCTGGAGGGACACTGAACTCTGTTAAGTCAGAGCTGGATTTTAGTCTGACAAAAATCCAGTCAGAATATAACTTGCAGCAGGGGGTAAAAACAAAGTTTGCATGAGCTGGCTTTGCACCCTCACTGTGTTCTGGTTTGACACCAGTACCTGAGACGACACTTGGGCAAGTGCTTGCCCTGTGCATAGATGGCAAGAAACTGTCTTTGCAGCAgatgtttttgctttcttggcTTTCCTGCATATTATACGTGGGTTTTATATGACTGTGCTGAAAATGTACTTCATTAATGTGCTGTGTAGTATTATTGGCACACCCACAGCagctttaaaatgtgtatttgcatGGTTTTGCCTAGCCAGGAGTGTTTTAGGCTTCAGACCTTGGAGAGTATGGAAGTGATTGTAGGAATGTGATGTATCTTTGCTCAGCATAGGGACTCTCACGTGTAAAGAATGGATGCCCACTTGTGTTCTAATTAAGGTTATTTATCTCAtccttttaaaggaaagcatCAACATCAGTCTAGACCAAAGAAGCCGGATCTTCCAAAACCTAAATGGAGCTTTAGGTGAGATGGAAGAAGGAAGCTCATTTCTCCTTGGAATGCCACTGCATGTTGACACCAGAAATAAAAGTTGTGGCTGAAAGGATTAAATTTCAGAAATTCCTGTTCCTGCAGAATAAGCTTCAGTAAAATGTCTCTGCCAGGGTTCTTGGATTTATTTGCAATTCCATTGCAACAAACTAGGTTCTCATTTTAATTCCCTCTTCACTTAGGGGAATGCAGGTAGGGTTTTCCATCTTGCACCTCCTTGCCACTTTGATCTCCAAGCATGTCGGATTGCATTAGCCTTGGGGATTGAAACTGGGAGGGACTTTCAGTGCAAGTAATAACACACAACCCTGCCTAGGGCTTGTCTGTCATGCTTCAGAACCGTGTCTGGAATGCCACAGAAGGTGAGGTGCAGCCAGATACTGCCTGTGAGCGCTCACTGACCGTACCAGGCTTCTGACCTGACTTGCCGATGGATTGATTTTGCTAATCATAGCAAAAGTGACTCTTCTGACACTACTGCCTAATGTTTTCAGTTTATAGTTTTGCGCTACTCCATCATTACTCCAGCCAGGTAAAAAATCATAATGGCAGTGTAGGTTTGGCTCCTGTGCTCATTATAGCAATAGTAGACTGGAGCTTGGATTTTTGCTAGTCTGTTTGAAAGGATTTTGTATGGTTGTGTTAAGGAGACATCTTGGAGGGGTGCAAAGAGAGACAGCAGGGGCATAGGTGAGAAAGGCCTGAGTCCTCTCTGGCCATCTATACCTGTTCCTCACCGCACGATTTGTCAATGCCAGTTTTGAAAGTCTGTTTCAGTGTGGATTCTGCCATTTTGCAGTAGGAGGCATATTTGTCAGCCCAGCAAGCTGCATTCTTTGTCTGCCTTCCCAGCCATCCTGTTACCTCACAGGGTcattctgaacatttttttctcctttccgGATGTGGTCTGTAGCCCTTAAACTACTCGTGCATGGTTATCCGCAACTGTGCTTTCATCTTTCAGCAGTCGCTCAGTAGAAATGAGGCCTTGTGCTGGTAATTGTCAATAAAAGCCTTTCTTTGGTAACATGATGGCAATGTCATTTCCAGATGAGGTAGTTCTGAAGTTTGAAAACTCACGAGTGAGAGCAAGAAACTTGTTGTATGACACTCTGCCTGTGGTGATTCATGGAAATGGACCCACCAAGGTAAGTGGGCATCCTAAGAGAAAGATTTGGTATGTATTTGTTCAAGGTGACCCTTTAGACTCGAGTGTGTCAGGTTACTGATCCATATATTCCTGTATATTGACTTTCCCTCTGTGTATTTATATTTGAGAAACAATAAGTGGTACAGGTCTCTAGCAGCATGATGGGTCTGGTTCAAAGATCAGCATGTAATTGGACCCTCTGGCTGTCATGCTTTGCAGAATCTTTAGTAAGAATCTAATAAGGTAAATGACGTTCTGATGAAACGTGCTCTTACACTGGGAGTGGATGCAAAAAATCTCCCCTGCCCTGTAATGCATAACATGGCAAATTGCcttttgcagctgcagctgaactACCTGGGAAACTACATTCCTCAAATATGGACGTTTGAGACTGGCTGCACTGTGTGTGATGAAGGTCTGCGAAGCCTCACAGGGTTTAAGGTGAGGCTGATGTCTATTCAAAGCTCTCAAGACATGTCTTAGAATTACAATGGGATTTTATGTGTCTGATGTGGTATATGAGCCACCACTTCTCTTCTCCCTGAATGTAGGATGAAGCATTGCCAATGATTCTGATCGGTATTTTCATCGAGCAGCCCACACCATTCCTCTCCCAGTTTTTCTTGCGGCTTCGTAACCTTCATTACCCAAAGCAACGAATCCAGCTCTTCATTCACAACCATGTAAGTAAAGCTGGCCTGTGGCAGTCTTAGCAAATGCGGGGAAAATGCAGACCTCCTCCTTGTACTCCAGGCATTTTTGCAACCTTTGACTAGACTTCCAGGCTCTGTAGTCCCAGTACTTACCTGCAGTGGCACCTATAAGATAGCTCCATCCCGCTGTAAAGATGTGGAAGTGGGAAGAGCTgttgctgttttggtttggcATCTTCAAGAACAGGAGGCTGAGCAGCCTGGGATAAGCCTATCTtacctggtttttttcttatttttcctttggcatAGGAGCTACATCACTTAAAGCAGGTGGATTCCTTTGTTAAAAAGCATGGCAAAGAATATCTCGCTGTCAAAGTGATTGGACCAGATGATGAGGTGGAGAATGCTGAAGCACGTAACTTGGGCATGTAAGTGAAGAGTCCATACATGATGGCTAGCAGAGTAAGCCTGTCTCCAAACTAGggcagtgtgttttttctgagcATCTTCACTGTTAAGTGGATGCTTCTCTTCTTTCAGTCACCCTTCTCTCTCAATGTTCCTATCATTTACTCCCTATGTCCATTAtatattgagaaaaaaataagctttgatACCAGCTCCCTTTCTCCAGTTTCAGAAACGAAGTTCTCACTGGTCCTTTGCTCTGTTAAAAGCATAGCCTGGTACCTCCCATCCTCATCAAGCAGCCTCTATGCTTGGTCATAGATCACGAAGAATAGGTACCCGTGTCTCTGAAGTGGAGGAGTGTAGTAGTAAAACTGAGAGCTAGTGGCAGAGTATCTTCCTATCTCTGATGAAGAGGTGTGAGTTTGAGCTCAGGTCTGGATTTGGGCCAACAATAAATGGGAACCTCTTCAGTTTGAGCTGAGGGAACATTTTGCTAAATGTGATGTTGGCTGTGTCTCAGTGTCTGCTATTGGATGCTGCATCTGGTGTGTTGCACTGTGCTAGCCCTCTGGGTTGTTACATTAAACTGAACTTTTCTGAGCACCTGAAGAAGACCTTTAGGCTACAAGGTGAAGGAATCCCTGGTGTTCTGTCCTTTgtcttgctgtgttttagaGGGTTTTGGTGtgacttttcttcttctttggcTATAGGGATTTGTGCAGAAAGGATCCTGACTGTGACTATTACTTTAGCCTGGATGCTGAGATAGTTCTGAAGAACACAGAGACTCTAAGGATCCTGATCGAACAGAACAAGTGAGTTTTTTGGTCTGAGCAATCCTTACTGGTCACCTTTCACACGAGAAATACAGTGAGCTCTTTTATTACTGACATGTGTTAGGCAGTAGGAGAACTGTGTCAGAGATGGAATGTTAGACAAACACGCCttctttggtctttttttttactgtagttGTAATCCCTGGATTTTAGGCAGTAGATGTAAATCATTCctaattttgtctttatatAGTTGCCAGAACAAATTGGATTCTAGGAGACCTGCTGCAGGGGGCAGTTAGATAGGAGATTGTGACCATATTTGCCCTTTCTTATGTGGAGTTTTATTCCAACAGAGTTAATGGAAGCAGCAACTCTGTAAGTGAGGGAGAATCGAACTCTTAACGGTCCTGTGGTgtgtaaatctttttttcctgtggtaacATCCTGTCCTgcaattccttttttcttttgtgctcaCAGGCTGGTGATTGCCCCACTGGTAAGCCGTCATGAGAAGTTGTGGTCAAATTTCTGGGGAGCACTGAGCCCTGATGGATACTATGCCCGCTCAGAAGATTATGTGGATGTTGTTCAAAGGCGGAGGGTGTGAGTATGCAAAGAGAGCTTCTTACTGACATAACCCCTCAAATGTTAAGCTTGCTGCAATGCAGTATCATCAAAGTAACTTAACatcaaaaaaacagaacaactgTCTTTGGGTatagaagaggaaaagaagtctGTACACCCATGTGGAAGCTGCTCTGTGTCCTCCCCTGAGCAGAGACAATAACATACTATGGGCAGATTTTCTTATGATCAGGGTAAGGGTTTGAGAGTCCTGACTCTGCTGAAATCACTTCGACTTATTCATGTCATGTTTTCCCACCTGTGGATTATAGCTAGTGTCATCCTTAAAATCCTGTAAAGTGCTGTTTAATCTTTATTAGATAGCTTCATAAAATACCAGGTGATCCTTGAATGGAAGattcacaaaaaataattgttggCTCATTCGTACTCTTGAGTGACCCTCTGTTTTTTTTGGCCATTATGTGCAATAAATGCTAGAAATCAGCTTATGCACTTTTGGCTGGTTCAGGTTTctttaaatcactgaaaaaaaatgtgttgatCTCTCTGGGAAGAGGTTCAAGCCATTAATTATGTCCCTAGCAAAAACACACAGTAGCAATTAATTGCTTTCACAGTGGACTAGCATTTGTGCAGCTTAAAAGCTCTGGGCAATATAAGTGATTTTTCCTGGAATGACAGTTGCTATTGGTACAGTTTCTCCCTACTGTTCTGAGCTGGCTCATTCAGGCAAGGCTGGCTCATatggcagccctgcctgccatgCTGGCAAGTCCAGCGGTTTCTCTTTTAGTGGTATTTCAAATTTCGCTCTCCTACCTCTGTGTTTCAGTGGGCTTTGGAATGTTCCCTACATCAGCAGCGTTTACTTGGTTAAAGCCAAGGCTCTGCGATTGGAGCTTGACCAAGGAGATCTCTTTCGCAATGGCAAGCTGGATGCTGATATGGCTTTCTGCCACAACGTCCGGAATCAGGTCAGTCAAGGAGagggaggctggcagggaagaacTGCGTGCCAGGGTGCAGGTGACAAGATTAAGTTGTTTCAAGGCGTTTGGCTCTGCTGGGGCATGGGACAGGATGAAATGGCATTGTTTAATACTGTGCAGCCTTGGAACTGGGCTTTCTGTCTTACTGTGAAACCACACAGAGCCAGGGACCACTAAATGTGGATAGCATTTTTACTCTTGGACCTCTTCAGAGCTGTTCTAAATGGGGTGGACAGGGTAAGAAGGAAGAACCTAatctcacagcagcagctctgctgtttccAACCCTAGCTGACAAAAGGCCCAGAATTACTGCCTATAAACTTTCAAAGTTCCTCATACCCAGGGTGGAAATTATATTGAAGGCCTGCAGGAGAAAGAATGAGTAAATGAACAGCTTGGGCAGAGGCACCATCACTGGAGAACTGTTCAGTGCTTATGTTTCATAGTAGCTTACAAAATGTGAGGCCTTGATTGtttccctctgccctgcagggaGTCTTTATGTACCTGACAAATCGGCATGAGTTTGGACACATACTGTCCCTGGAGAATTACCAGACAACTCACCTCCACAATGACCTCTGGCAAATATTCAGCAATCCTGAGGTAAGATAACCTTCATGCTCAGCAGGCTTAGCAATGTGGCCTGTGAACATTTGATGACTAATTTCACTAATAAGGAAGGTCCAGGCTTTGTAGTAGCAATGTCTCTCGGGTGGGATGAGAGCCTAAATCCACAGAATTTAAAGAGACTATGTTTATGTGATTCATAACATCTGGATCTTCAAAGCCTGTGAAAATACTGCTGCATGGGAGCCTGGCTTTTCACTGCGTTTTTAACCAGGCCCCACAGAAATGACTGGTTTGCTTATCTTCCAACTGCAGGACTGGAGAGAAAAGTACATCCATGAAAACtacacagcagctctgaaaggGAAATTAGTAGAAATGGTAAGAAAACATCACTCTTATCCATCACAATAGGAGGTTAGCATCAGGACAATGCTTGTGTCATAACTTGTCATTCTCAGCAGTTTGGCATGACCTCATAGTCTTTCAAATCCAAGGGAAACGTGAccttgaaagtatttttagagGCAAATCATTCTTCTAGAAGTACATCTTTAAGTGGAAGTGGGGCATATCAATCAGAAGACAAATTTCTGTCCTCAATATTTAGTTACTTTCCACTTAAACTGACTCAATCTACAGTCTGCTTAGTCTTACTCCTTTTGCCTCAAGCAAACACCTGtccttgtttctgctgttctcaCCTGTCTACTTTCTGTAGCCCTGCCCAGATGTTTACTGGTTCCCCATATTCACTGACACTGCCTGTGATGAGCTGGTGGAAGAAATGGAGCATTATGGCCAGTGGTCCACCGGTGACAACACGGTAAGACAGAGCAGGAGCTCTTTGATTTCTGGGTCGTACCATTATCAATGCATGTTTGGTGGCAGCAGTGCCTCCTTTATGGAAGCATTAGATCCCACAGTTAAACCAGGAAACCGGAGGCAATActctatttattttcctgattaaCGCTGTAATTTTGCCCCCATTCTTAAatgtgaattaatttttcaagtcCTCTTTAGTGTCCTCTAAAGCTACAGTGTTTGGCCCTGCTGATGGTAATATTGTTTACCTTAGCTTTTAATTATTGTTTGAAATGAGTTTTCCATCCTGGAAGTTCTGATAAATAAACATCATATTTATTTGTAGTTACCAGAAACAAGTGCTTTTCATTCCTGAAGTCCAAGCTTCCCGTCCTTACGGGTATTTTCATGATTCTATTCCAGGACAGCAGAATACAAGGAGGATATGAGAATGTCCCAACTATTGACATACACATGAACCAAATTGGCTTTGAAAGAGAATGGTATAAGTTTCTTTTGGACTATATTGCACCCATCACAGAGAAACTGTATCCAGGTTACTATACCAAGGTATGTATACCTTAGCATC
Proteins encoded:
- the PLOD1 gene encoding procollagen-lysine,2-oxoglutarate 5-dioxygenase 1 isoform X1; this encodes MVPPAALLPWALLALLAAPCGGASGQEENLLILTVATKQTEGFQRFRRSAQFFNYKVQVLGLDEEWQGGDDENPAGGGQKVRLLKSALKQYADKEDLIILFIDSYDVLFASGPAELLKKFKQAKSKVVFSAENYIYPDRKLEAKYPQVRDGKRFLGSGGFIGYAPNLKKLVEEWKGHDDDSDQLFYTNVFLDPEKRESINISLDQRSRIFQNLNGALDEVVLKFENSRVRARNLLYDTLPVVIHGNGPTKLQLNYLGNYIPQIWTFETGCTVCDEGLRSLTGFKDEALPMILIGIFIEQPTPFLSQFFLRLRNLHYPKQRIQLFIHNHELHHLKQVDSFVKKHGKEYLAVKVIGPDDEVENAEARNLGMDLCRKDPDCDYYFSLDAEIVLKNTETLRILIEQNKLVIAPLVSRHEKLWSNFWGALSPDGYYARSEDYVDVVQRRRVGLWNVPYISSVYLVKAKALRLELDQGDLFRNGKLDADMAFCHNVRNQGVFMYLTNRHEFGHILSLENYQTTHLHNDLWQIFSNPEDWREKYIHENYTAALKGKLVEMPCPDVYWFPIFTDTACDELVEEMEHYGQWSTGDNTDSRIQGGYENVPTIDIHMNQIGFEREWYKFLLDYIAPITEKLYPGYYTKTQFELAFVVRYKPDEQPSLMPHHDASTFTINIALNRVGIDYEGGGCRFLRYNCSIRAPRKGWTLMHPGRLTHYHEGLPTTKGTRYIAVSFLDP
- the PLOD1 gene encoding procollagen-lysine,2-oxoglutarate 5-dioxygenase 1 isoform X2, which produces MTTTLPENLLILTVATKQTEGFQRFRRSAQFFNYKVQVLGLDEEWQGGDDENPAGGGQKVRLLKSALKQYADKEDLIILFIDSYDVLFASGPAELLKKFKQAKSKVVFSAENYIYPDRKLEAKYPQVRDGKRFLGSGGFIGYAPNLKKLVEEWKGHDDDSDQLFYTNVFLDPEKRESINISLDQRSRIFQNLNGALDEVVLKFENSRVRARNLLYDTLPVVIHGNGPTKLQLNYLGNYIPQIWTFETGCTVCDEGLRSLTGFKDEALPMILIGIFIEQPTPFLSQFFLRLRNLHYPKQRIQLFIHNHELHHLKQVDSFVKKHGKEYLAVKVIGPDDEVENAEARNLGMDLCRKDPDCDYYFSLDAEIVLKNTETLRILIEQNKLVIAPLVSRHEKLWSNFWGALSPDGYYARSEDYVDVVQRRRVGLWNVPYISSVYLVKAKALRLELDQGDLFRNGKLDADMAFCHNVRNQGVFMYLTNRHEFGHILSLENYQTTHLHNDLWQIFSNPEDWREKYIHENYTAALKGKLVEMPCPDVYWFPIFTDTACDELVEEMEHYGQWSTGDNTDSRIQGGYENVPTIDIHMNQIGFEREWYKFLLDYIAPITEKLYPGYYTKTQFELAFVVRYKPDEQPSLMPHHDASTFTINIALNRVGIDYEGGGCRFLRYNCSIRAPRKGWTLMHPGRLTHYHEGLPTTKGTRYIAVSFLDP